A genomic stretch from Pleomorphomonas sp. T1.2MG-36 includes:
- a CDS encoding alanyl-tRNA editing protein, with translation MLQPLYQTRSDLLDLEAAVIDARPGMVLLGDTIAFPGGGGQLPDRARLRWGGGEAAVTGVTADARGWWHAFEGEAEVAGPVRLSVDAGFRHLMAELHTLAHIANSIVYRAFDGALLTGAQLSADATFRLDFDLPASDVERLRALSGPINEVIRADLPIRAFQMPWDDANAVPGLFRSRAVSPPRQAGGNVRIVEIGDIDRQGCGGTHLTSTGEARPVRILKVDNKGRQNRRIRVGFEG, from the coding sequence ATGCTCCAACCTCTCTATCAAACCCGTTCCGATCTTCTCGACCTGGAGGCCGCCGTCATCGACGCGCGGCCCGGCATGGTGCTGCTCGGCGACACCATCGCCTTTCCCGGCGGCGGCGGCCAGTTGCCCGACCGGGCGCGGCTCCGCTGGGGCGGCGGCGAGGCGGCGGTCACCGGCGTGACGGCGGATGCGCGCGGCTGGTGGCACGCCTTCGAGGGCGAGGCGGAGGTGGCCGGTCCGGTGCGCCTGTCGGTCGACGCCGGCTTTCGGCACCTGATGGCCGAGCTGCACACCCTGGCCCACATTGCCAACAGCATCGTCTACCGGGCCTTCGACGGCGCGCTGCTGACGGGCGCGCAGCTGTCCGCCGACGCCACCTTCCGGCTGGATTTCGATCTGCCCGCCTCGGATGTCGAGCGGCTGCGCGCCCTCTCCGGCCCGATCAACGAGGTGATCCGGGCCGACCTGCCGATCCGCGCCTTTCAGATGCCGTGGGACGACGCCAACGCGGTGCCCGGCCTCTTCCGCAGCCGGGCCGTATCGCCACCCCGCCAGGCCGGCGGCAACGTGCGCATCGTCGAGATCGGCGACATCGACCGGCAGGGATGCGGCGGCACGCACCTCACATCGACCGGCGAGGCGAGGCCGGTGCGCATTCTCAAGGTGGACAACAAGGGCCGGCAGAACCGGCGCATCCGGGTGGGGTTCGAGGGGTGA
- a CDS encoding NAD(P)H-binding protein, producing MTILVIGGTGRVGSHVVEALASGGHAVRATSRRPSAFPPGVESATVDLTDASALRSALDGVEAVFTYATPGTARLLVDQMEAAGVRRLVLLSSADAASGDMTDFNCRRHREVEIAIEQSRLDWTFLRPVAFASNALFWKEQIRATGVVRSPFPHASQSLIDPRDIARVAAVALTSGKLKQRQQKWVPVLRPELREDKEMEHVGEPEFAGRALIGEAPILTGPESLTQLRQVDILGAALGRPIAFEAITPEAMRTMLAGFLAPEYIDLKLTALADAERHPDPVTDAVRAITGQPPASFAEWAKRNASAFL from the coding sequence ATGACCATCTTGGTGATTGGCGGAACCGGTCGGGTCGGTTCCCATGTCGTTGAAGCCCTCGCCTCCGGCGGACACGCCGTTCGCGCCACCAGCCGGCGTCCCTCGGCATTTCCGCCCGGCGTCGAAAGCGCGACCGTCGATTTGACCGACGCTTCGGCCCTGCGGTCGGCCTTGGACGGGGTCGAGGCGGTGTTCACCTATGCGACGCCGGGGACGGCGCGGCTCCTGGTCGACCAGATGGAGGCGGCCGGCGTCCGCAGACTGGTTCTGCTGTCGTCGGCCGACGCCGCCAGCGGCGACATGACCGACTTCAACTGCCGGCGCCACCGCGAGGTCGAGATCGCCATCGAGCAATCCCGCCTCGACTGGACCTTCCTGCGCCCGGTCGCCTTCGCCTCCAACGCCCTGTTCTGGAAGGAGCAGATACGCGCCACTGGCGTGGTGCGATCGCCCTTTCCCCATGCCAGCCAAAGCCTGATCGACCCGCGCGACATCGCCCGCGTGGCGGCGGTGGCGCTGACATCCGGCAAGCTAAAGCAACGCCAGCAAAAGTGGGTACCGGTTTTGCGTCCGGAGTTGCGTGAAGACAAAGAAATGGAGCACGTTGGCGAACCTGAGTTCGCCGGACGCGCTCTTATCGGCGAAGCCCCGATCCTCACCGGGCCGGAGAGCCTCACCCAGCTGCGGCAGGTCGACATCCTGGGCGCCGCGCTCGGCCGCCCCATCGCCTTTGAGGCCATCACGCCCGAGGCGATGCGGACGATGCTCGCCGGCTTTCTCGCGCCCGAGTACATCGATCTGAAGCTGACGGCGCTGGCCGATGCCGAGCGCCACCCCGACCCCGTCACCGACGCCGTCAGGGCCATAACCGGCCAGCCGCCGGCCTCCTTCGCCGAGTGGGCTAAGAGGAACGCTTCGGCCTTCCTCTGA
- a CDS encoding LysR family transcriptional regulator, whose protein sequence is MDRLASMAVFVKAVDLGSFAAAASALDLSPPMVGKHVRQLEERLGARLLNRTTRRQSLTDPGRAYYERCRVVLAEAEAADALAADHASEPRGRLRVTMPTHFGRYCVLPILTEFQRRHPALELELSLGDRFADLAEDGYDLAIRTGDLGDLSGVVGRRLAHQRMLVCAAPAYLKAHGEPSGIDDLGGHRAILYRRAGFRLQPWLFPREGEPPLEILPQSRLKLDDLAAIADAATAGMGLAWLPSWLIADRIHEGALVPLLSHQPPHLYPTYALWLKTPHLPLKTRLAIDALAAGLPGMMG, encoded by the coding sequence TTGGATCGCCTCGCCAGCATGGCCGTCTTCGTCAAGGCCGTCGACCTCGGCTCCTTCGCCGCCGCCGCCAGCGCGCTGGACCTCTCGCCCCCCATGGTGGGCAAGCACGTGCGCCAGCTGGAGGAGCGCCTGGGCGCGCGCCTTCTCAACCGCACCACCCGCCGCCAGAGCCTCACCGATCCCGGACGCGCCTATTACGAGCGCTGCCGCGTGGTGCTCGCCGAGGCGGAGGCCGCCGACGCCTTGGCCGCCGATCACGCCAGCGAGCCGCGCGGCCGGCTGCGCGTGACCATGCCGACGCATTTCGGCCGCTACTGCGTGCTGCCCATCCTGACCGAGTTTCAGCGCCGGCATCCGGCGCTGGAGCTGGAACTGTCGCTCGGCGACCGCTTCGCCGATCTGGCCGAGGACGGCTACGACCTCGCCATCCGCACCGGCGACCTCGGCGATCTCTCCGGCGTGGTGGGGCGCCGGCTGGCCCACCAGCGCATGCTGGTCTGCGCCGCGCCGGCCTATCTCAAGGCGCACGGGGAGCCGTCCGGCATCGACGACCTCGGCGGCCATCGTGCCATTCTCTATCGCCGCGCCGGCTTCCGCCTCCAGCCCTGGCTGTTCCCGCGCGAGGGCGAGCCGCCGCTGGAAATCTTGCCGCAGAGCCGCCTGAAGCTCGACGACCTCGCCGCCATCGCCGACGCCGCCACGGCCGGCATGGGCCTCGCCTGGCTCCCATCCTGGCTGATCGCCGACCGCATCCATGAGGGCGCGCTGGTGCCCCTCCTCTCCCACCAGCCGCCCCACCTCTACCCCACCTACGCCCTCTGGCTGAAAACCCCGCACCTGCCGCTGAAGACGCGCCTCGCCATCGACGCGTTGGCGGCGGGATTGCCGGGGATGATGGGGTGA
- a CDS encoding zinc-dependent alcohol dehydrogenase family protein: MARIIRFHEIGGPDVLRIEEVDVAGPGPGEVQIAVKALGLNRAEALMRAGRYIERPALPSGLGLEAAGIVAEVGEGVRGLARGDAVSVVPPISMARYPAYGEVATFPAAHVVRHPVTLDWTTAAAVWMAYLTAYGALVDIARLGPGEAAAITAASSSVGLAAIQIANRVGARPIAITRTAEKAEALIGAGAAHVVTLAEGGLDSRLAEAAGPDGVRVVFDAVGGPIVEPLAAAMAPGGLLIEYGGLSPEPTPFPLFTALSKTLTLRGYLVHEIIGDAARLEAAKAFVLDGLAAGALKPRIDKVFAFDDIVEAHRYLEAGDQVGKIVVRV, from the coding sequence ATGGCGCGCATCATCCGCTTTCACGAAATCGGCGGCCCCGACGTTCTCCGCATCGAGGAGGTGGACGTTGCCGGCCCCGGCCCGGGCGAGGTGCAAATCGCCGTCAAGGCGCTGGGTCTCAACCGGGCGGAGGCGCTGATGCGCGCCGGCCGCTACATCGAACGGCCGGCCCTGCCATCCGGCCTCGGGCTGGAGGCGGCGGGCATCGTCGCGGAGGTCGGCGAGGGCGTGCGCGGCCTCGCGCGGGGCGACGCCGTCAGTGTGGTGCCGCCCATTTCCATGGCGCGATACCCCGCCTATGGCGAGGTCGCCACCTTTCCGGCCGCCCATGTCGTCCGGCATCCTGTCACCCTGGACTGGACGACGGCGGCGGCCGTCTGGATGGCCTATCTCACCGCCTATGGCGCGCTGGTCGACATCGCCCGGCTCGGCCCCGGCGAGGCGGCGGCCATCACTGCGGCCTCCAGCAGCGTGGGGCTGGCGGCGATCCAGATCGCCAACAGGGTGGGGGCGCGGCCGATCGCGATCACCCGGACAGCGGAGAAGGCAGAGGCCTTGATCGGGGCGGGCGCCGCCCATGTCGTCACCCTGGCCGAGGGCGGGCTGGACAGCCGCCTCGCCGAAGCGGCCGGGCCGGATGGGGTGCGCGTGGTGTTCGACGCGGTCGGCGGCCCGATCGTCGAGCCGCTGGCGGCGGCGATGGCGCCCGGCGGCCTCCTCATCGAATACGGCGGGCTGAGCCCGGAGCCGACGCCGTTCCCGCTGTTCACGGCGCTGAGCAAGACGCTGACGCTGCGCGGCTATCTGGTACACGAGATCATCGGCGACGCCGCCCGCCTCGAAGCGGCCAAGGCGTTCGTCCTCGACGGCCTCGCGGCTGGCGCGCTGAAGCCGCGGATCGACAAGGTGTTCGCCTTCGACGACATCGTCGAGGCGCACCGCTACCTGGAGGCCGGCGATCAGGTGGGCAAGATCGTGGTGAGGGTGTAG
- a CDS encoding 5'-methylthioadenosine/S-adenosylhomocysteine nucleosidase (Enables the cleavage of the glycosidic bond in both 5'-methylthioadenosine and S-adenosylhomocysteine) has translation MGMRGPSILFAMAAEQEYGPALRTRIKPVMIGVGPVEAAVNLTAELAARAHRGDLPSLVVSLGSAGSRRLRHCEVYQATSIAYRDIDASPLGFAKGTTPLLDLPATVPLPLRIPGVPEASLSTGGNVVSGAAYDLVDADMVDMETFALWRASQKFAVPLLGLRGISDGQSELTGFHDWTEYLHIIDEKLATIVDRILAGDVVEAG, from the coding sequence ATGGGAATGCGTGGACCGTCGATACTCTTTGCCATGGCCGCCGAGCAGGAATACGGCCCGGCGCTCAGGACGCGCATCAAGCCGGTGATGATCGGCGTCGGCCCGGTGGAGGCGGCCGTCAACCTCACCGCCGAGCTCGCCGCCCGCGCCCATCGCGGCGACCTGCCCTCGCTGGTGGTCAGCCTCGGCTCGGCCGGCTCGCGCCGCCTCAGGCATTGCGAGGTCTACCAGGCGACGTCCATCGCCTATCGCGACATCGACGCCTCGCCCCTCGGCTTTGCCAAGGGCACCACGCCGCTGCTCGACCTGCCGGCCACCGTGCCGCTGCCGCTGCGCATCCCCGGCGTGCCGGAAGCCAGCCTTTCCACCGGCGGCAACGTCGTCTCCGGCGCCGCCTACGACCTTGTCGACGCCGACATGGTCGACATGGAAACCTTCGCCCTCTGGCGCGCCTCACAGAAGTTCGCCGTCCCCCTCCTCGGCCTGCGCGGCATCTCCGACGGCCAGAGCGAACTCACCGGCTTCCACGACTGGACCGAATACCTCCACATCATCGACGAGAAACTGGCGACGATCGTGGATCGGATTTTGGCGGGGGACGTGGTGGAGGCTGGCTGA